The Methanobrevibacter olleyae DNA window TCCCATAACTTGCGTAAATTTTTTTAGATTTTTCACAAGTCGATAAATTTAAATGCTTTAACCAATATAATATATTTAGTGTCTTTATTATCAAATTTAATACTATGTTTCATGTTAATTCACTAAATAAATATATGTTTAACATAGTATTTAAATTTAACGATTGTAAAGGCACTTTTTACGTTAATAACGTTCATAAAATTTGTATTTTTACTATGTAAAATCATAGAGTATTGAAAACATAGAAAATAAGAACAAAAAATGCTCTAATTTTTAGAAAAAATCTAGGACCCTAAATTAAATTATAAAAAAATAATAATCCTAAAAATAGAAAAACAGAAAAAATATAATAAATTAAATTATAAAAAAATAATAATCCTAAAAATAGAAAAATAGAAATTAATAAATGAAAATTTTAGAATATTATTTTTCTGCAAGAGTCCAATAACATCTTTTTGGAGAGACAATAGTTTCATCTTTTTTTAATTCTTTCATAATTTTATCGACTTCTTTCTTTTCTACACCTGAAAGTTCACTTACTTTTTTAGCGTTTAAAGCTTCTTCAGAGTTTTTAAATGCTTCAATTACTTTATCTTTGTTTTCCATAATATCACCAATCTTTTAATTAAATTCAACTCAAATTATTACTATTGATATTAATAATAATAATAATAATAATTTTTTAACTATCTAGAAGAGATTTCATTCAAGGTTTTTGACCAAATGTCAAATCTTCTCTACCAACCTTTTGGATAGATACCAGTATCCATAAAGACCTTATTTGTATCAACCACTAAACCAGAATCTGCATTTATTATCTCTTGAGATGAAAATAATGAAGTACCTGCAGCTACCAATTCTCCTTTTAAAGACTTAATAGCAACAAGGTTGCCTTTTTGAATATCTTTAGATAATTTAGCGATTCCTCCTGCTCCAAGCTTTGCACCATGGCAAATAGCTTCAACAGCTGAATCTTTAATAAAAATCTGTGGAAGATGCGAACTAGCTACTTCCATTGGTTGAATAGCTTTTCTTATATATGATTCATCACCATCTTCAATATAAAAATGATAAGCATCTGTTAAATCATGCAGACTTACAAGATTATCATTTCTCTCATCAAAGGGACCTACTCTGGTTCTTCTAAGCTCCGCCATATGAGCTCCACAGCCTAAAGCTTCACCGATATCATGACAATATGTTCTAACATAGGTTCCTGCTTCACAAGCTATTCTAAATAAAACATCTTTTCCCTCTATTTCATAAATGGTAGAGTAATAAATATTTCTTACCCTTAATTCACGTTTGACAGCTGATTTAACTGGAGGTGTTTGGTATATCCTACCAGTAAATTCATCGAAGATTTGTTTTACTTGATCTTCTCCAATATCTTTGTGTAATGTCATAAGACATACATATTCCTTACCAGCTGGAAGGAGAAGTTGGCTAACTCTTGTAGCATTATCAATGCCAATAGGAAGCACTCCAGTTACTTTAGGATCAAGTGTTCCACCATGTCCAGTTTTATTAGCTCCAACTATTCTTTTAACCCATGAATCAACTTCATGAGAAGTAGGACCAGATGGTTTATCTAAATTGATTATACCTTTAGCTATATGTTCCTCTATAGGTCTTTCATAAGGATTAGATCCATATTCAGAATTAGTTTCTACATTTGATTTAATTAAGTATTCATCCATATTATATCTCCAATAGCTAAAAGTTTATAAAAATAGTTTAATTTTATATTATAAATTAAGATGTTTATTATAAATAAATTTAATTATCAACTATTATCAACTATTAAAATATAAAACAATAAAAAAAAAAAGTGAATTGAATAAAAACTGTAAAATCTTAAAAATAGCAATTGAACAAAGTAAATAAACTAAAACTAATTAAAATTAATTAAAATTGATTAAAATTGATTAAAATTAATTAAAATTAATTAAAATTAATTAAAATTGATTAAAATTAATTAAAATAATTAAATAATTAAATAAAATAAAAAGAAAAAATAATAGAACTCACCATAAGATGAATTCTTAGTTTAATACACAAAAAATGTGCTTTAATTTTAATATATAAAAAGTTAAATGTAAATTAACTTACTATTAGAATTAAATGGAATAATTTAAATTTATTCCATAATAGGTTCTAAATGGTTAATGTTACAACGTCTGTTTTTAACTTCGTCTCCTTTTACTTCTACGAAGTTTTCATCAATAATTGCAACAATTTCACATTCTTTACCTGCTTCTCTTCCAGCAGTTTTAATACATTTTCTACCAACTTCTATAGCTGCCATCATATCACCTTTAATGTTGTTAAAATAATTTCCACAATACTTTCAGGATTGAAACTATCAGTATTTATAATTAAATCATAAATATCCATATTTTTTATATCTATATTATGAATATCCATATATCTTAAAGCTTCACTTTCTTCACGAGCAATAATTTCCTCTTTTGCAAATTCAATTGATTTATCTTCTCTTTCACATACCCTTTTAGCTCTTACTTCTAAAGGAGCGTTAAAGCAAACTCTTAAATTTGCATCAATGAAATATGCAGAAAGCCTTCCTTCAATAATAAGATTTTGAGCTTCTTCCGCAAGTTTAGCTTGTCTATTATCAATCTCTTTATCGATGTCAGTATTATTTTCAGCAAATTTACCAAATTCAACTGGAGACATTCCTCTCTCTGCTGCCATCTCTCTAAAGATAGCTCCTGCTGAGACAAATGGAATATTTAATTTTTCAGATAATACCTTTGCAACAGTTGTAGTACCACTACCTGCTGTCCCACCGATTGTTATTATCATTATTTTCTTGCCTCATTTTTAAAATGCTTACGCGCACATTTTGGACATAAGTTTCCACCAAATGGACGGTTAGGTCTTTTTTGAGATTTAGCTAATTTACCAATCTCATAAGGACGTCCTCTTGGAACACCATGTAATACAGCACCACATTCAGCACATATATGCTTAGATGGTTTTTTCTTTTTATATCTTAAAACATTAACTCCACCAGGAGTTTTTTTATTTGTTCTTTTATATGATCTTGATCTAAATCTATTTGCAGGCATGTTATCACCTAATTTGTTTTTTTAAAAAACATCTACAAACTTTTCTAATATAATAATATATTGAATAAAATATCAAATTGTCTATAAGTTTGTAGATTCGATAAAATATATAATTGATATTAAAATATCTTTAGAATATATTTAAAAACATTTTAAAAAATATCATTAAAAAAGTATCATAAAATTAGAATGAATCATAAAATAAATTAAAATTCATTTAGTTAAATGATTAACACTATTTAATATGATATTTAACTAATATATACTTTACTATTTTCTATACTTTTTCTTGAAAATCTATAATACAATTAAAAATTTTATTTTATTTTCAAGTAGTTAAGATTATAGAAATTAAATTTTAAAATCTTAGCAAATTCTAACAACCCAAATTAAGTAGGCTATCCCACTTAACATGCCAATCATTAAAATCTTACTAAAATTTAGTATTACAGATATCGTACTTTTGGGATTATGATTTTAATTTAAATTTTTAATTGAAACTAGAAAATAATTCAGATAAAATTTCTAAAATATTAGATAAAAGCTATCTGATAATTTAGATAAAAGCTATCTGATAATTTAGATAAAAACTATCCAAAATAATTAGATTGATGAATAAATATAAACTTTATATATATACCTCAACAATTAAATTTTATAAATAGTAGCAACTAAGTATAATTAAATTAATTACACGATTAATTAAATTAATAGCCATTAAAATAAATCCAATTTAATGAAATTCTATTTTAATTAAATAAATTCTAATTCGATTACTAAATTAATAACTAAATAAAAGATATTTTTTATAACTTAAATTAATCTAGAAACCATTTTTGAATCCCATAAATTTCCTAATGATTTGTGACATTCCAAATGTGCAAATAAAGTACCACCATAACCATCCTACACCATATGGAATAGTAGTTATGCTACCACCATAAAACATTTGCCCTAATGAATGGAAAATCGGAGTTAGAGTACAATAATAAACAGCTGGAGGAAATACAACAACAATAGTATGTATTGCAGATTGCCACATCCAAGCAAATATCAATAGGATTGGAATCATAGTAACAATCATTGGTCTAAATGACATTTTCATTATTTCAGATTGATCCTGCATCATATCCATTTGTTTAGCTTGAATTTTAGCCATTTGTTTACTGTCACCACTAGCTTGAGCTTCTCTTAACTCTTTTTGTAAAGCTTTAGATCTAGCTTGCATTTCATTCATTTTATCCTGATCTACTAATAATTTTTGAGCAGTAACTGTTAAAATAGATATAGCCAAAGATATCACAAATACAGTAAGTACTGGATTATTAGGGGTAGGATCCATTTGAACTAATGGATTAAGAACAGCATTCATTGCATCAAACACTGGCTGAAGCCAGGAAATACCTAAAAGAAAACTACCTTGATACGCCATTTCATTCCTCACATAGTTTAATAAATTTTAATAGTAAATTATAGTTTTTTGTTTTTATAAATTTTATAAAAAGTATAATAAACTATTAATTTATAAATTCTTTTACAAATTTATAAATTAATAATTTAAAATCTTTAATATTAATAATTTAAAATCTTTAATATTGATAATTTAAAATATAATGAAATTTAAATAATTAGAAAAATCTAATTATTTAAAATAATTTCAATTAATCACATAATTATTTTAATATCAAATAATTATTTTAATAAATCAACCATTTTTCTAACAGTTGAAGGTAAATGATTATCATGATTAGAGATAATTTTTACTGTTGCTCCAGTTAAAGTAGCATAAGCCATAGCTGCAGCCCTGTTCATTTCTTGATGTAAATGAATATCTTTTGCTTTTTCAGCATCTCTTTGTCTGGTTTCATCATTTAATCTTCTTACCATGATTTCATCAGGATGTGCTTCAACCAAAATAAAAGTATCTGGATTTAATCCTTCTAATACCCATTTAGGAAGTCCTGGTAAGAAACCCGCAGGTGTACTAATAGTACAATGAGTATCTACAATAACATTATCAGATTCAGATTTTTCTTTTATTCTAATACCTGCTTCTTTTTGAATCTCTTTTTGAGTATTAGCAGGTAATTTTCTCAGCTCATCCCTATTTTCAACAAGCCCTTTTTCAAGAGCAATTTCAGTCATAATATCTCCATAGTTTAAATGAAGATAATCTACTTCTTTTAATGCACTATTTAGTAAAGTTGTACTTCCAGATCCTGGAATTCCAGTTAAAACTACCAATTTCATTTAAATCCTCCCACATTAAACATTTAATTATAAATAAGCTAAATTAATTAATAATAATCTCAAAAAATAAAGAAAAATAAGGAAATTAAAGATTAATCATTTCCTAAGAATTTTCTTAACATTGGATGCATTTCCAAAAGAATTAATCATTTCCTAAGAATTTTCTTAACATTGGATGCATTTCCATAAGCTGTTCTTGGGCAATCTCTTCATAAAGTTTATATACAATACCTACAGTAAGTAATACACCAGTACCTCCACCGAGAGCACCAGTTAAATCAGCAATAAATGCCAATATACCTACGAATAAACCTCCTAGAATAGTAAGAGCTGGAATATACTTTTTCATAATCATATAAAGTTGTCTTTTACTACTTCTAAAACCTGGAATTTGTATACCTGAGTTATAAAGTTGTTTAGAAACTTCTTTTGCATTTAATGAACCACTGATTTCTACCCATAACCATGAGAAAAGTACACAACAGCCTAAGAAAACAATCGCATAGAATAAAACTCTTAATGGATTAGTAAATAATACACCTAAACTATTAGGAGTAGTTAGCCATAATGCAATTCCACTAATAGCTCTTCCTCCAGATACTTCACCAAAAATAGGAAAACCAATCTTTTGAAATACACTAGCTAAAAGTGAAACGTTTACAAGAAGTGCACTTGTTAAAATAACTGGCATGTTACTTGCATAAATAAATTTTAAAGGATATTTACCTACAGAACCTCTGATTCTACCGTGTCCTCTTACTTGACCATGAGAAATAGGGATTTCTATTCTCATACATTCACCATATACCGCTATTAAGAATACAATGATAGTAGCAATTAATGGAATTAATATGGAGAAATTAGGAGCTCCACCTATAATAGACTGTATAAATGCAGGAAGAATACCTGAAGCAGTTGTAGATGCTGCAGAAGCTGGTAAGAAATTAAATGTTCCTACTATAATAGTTTGAGCTACACCAGCAGCAATGAATAATCCTACACCACTACCGAATCCCCATTTAGATACTACTTCATCAAGGTAGAGTATTAAAACTGCACCAATAACTAATTGGAGAATCATTATCCCATAGAAAGAAGTGTCAATAGGCACTAAACTTCCAGTAAGTACTAAAACTCCTGCTTCGAATATTGTGATTATAATAGCTAATAATTTTTGAGTACTTTGAAACATAGCTTTATGTTCATGTTTAGATAAGTCTAAATTTAATATTTTTGCACCAACTAAAAGTTGTAAAACAATAGATGCTGTTACAATAGGCCCTATACCTAAAGTAAGAATTGACCCAAAACTACCTGCCATAACAGCTCTTAATTGGGCAAATTGATCAACTGCAGCTGGACTCAAACCATATAACGGAATTTGAGTTAAAAAATAATATAAAACTAAAACAATCGCCGTCCATTTAAGCTTTTCCTTAAAGTCTTGTCTGTGAATAGGAGTCTTGACCTCAGGAAGTAACTTAAATATAGGCTTAAAATTCTCTAAAAACATTTTTTCCCCGTTAATTATTATCTACTAAATTCAAATTAGATTTTAAACTACAATAAATATTCTTTAATAATGAATATTATAAGATATTGATTTAATATCTGAACTTTGAATTCTATTATAAGTTTTTTTTAAAAATTTTCTTATAAAAATCCAAAATATTAAGGATAAATCCAATTAATAATAAAACTAATTTTTGCTATATAATCATTATATATTATATAATATTATAATATTTCAGATTAATAATAAATATAATTTTTATATAATATAAACTATTCGATAAATAATATAAAAATCTACAGATTAACATTAAATTTCAATAAAATTATAAAAATAAAAAACAATGCAAACAAAAAAAAAACAATTACTAAAATAAAATTAAAAATAAAAAACAATGCAATAAAAAATTACTAAAATAAAATTAAAAATTAAATTTTAAAAAATAGAAAAAATAAAAAAACCAGTTAAAGAGCATAATACTCCCAACCAGTGATAAAATTTTGGTCAAGGTTTTTTGGCCGAAGGCCAAAAAAGCTTGGGTTTACAATTCTACAGCTTCTCCGCCAGCTTCTTCAATTTTTTCAATAGCAGATTCAGAGAATGCAGGAGATTTAACAACTAAAGGAATGTCAAGAGAACCAGTTGCTAAAACTTTGTTGTAACCTAATTCAGTTACATCAATAACAATAACATCATCTTCTTTAGTAGCAATTCCTTTTTCTACAAACTCTTCAGCTTTATCATTTAAGAAGTTTAAGTTTACAGGGAAAGATCTGTGGATAGTTTTTTGAGGTCTTTTGAAACCATGTTTACCGAAGTAATTTTTGTTTTCAATAACAGTAGTAGACCAGTGGTGTTTTCCAGCTCCAGCTTTACCTTTACCACCTTTGTTACCAGCTCCTCTTCTTCTTTTAACAGAGCCTCCACCGTTAGATCTAGAACCTCTCATCTTATTAATCTTTTTACCTTTTCTTATCATATTAATCCACCTTAAGCCATTCTTTTTGCAAGATTATTAATATCTTCCCCTCTGTAACCTAAGGATCCACCTTCATTTACAGAATGTCTAATTCCTTTATATCCTTTTCTTGGAGGGTGAAGACGGAATACAGGTTTCATATCAATATCTTGAGCTTTGATTTCGCTGTTAAGTAATGCATTAGCTAATTCTTCAAAACTAGAGTAGTCAGTGTTTTCAGCTAGGTATTCTTCATCAATACGAGCTCCACCAACCAATCTTCCTCTTTTTTCGATGAGTTTAGTGAGAGTTTCAAGGTCAACTTCTCCCCAAGTGATGTAGTCTTTTGCCTTTTGGAGCATGCCTTTATAACTTGGGTTTTCTTCAACTAATACAGCATGACTAATTCTGTTAAGTCTTAACATTTCTAAAGTACTAGCAATGCCTTTAATAACACCAGTAGTACCTCTAATTCTAATTACTAAATACATGATACCACCGTTTATTGGATTACTCCCATATTTTTAAGGTCTTGTTCACTAGCTTTCATCCTACTTGCTTCTTTTAAAGCTTCAAATACAGCATTAGCAAAGTTTACAGTAGTTTGGGTTTGTCCACTTGCTTGAGACCATACATCCTTTACACCAGCAAGAGAGAGAATGGTTTTACCAACATCCCCAATAGCTAAACCTACACCTGCAGGAGCAGGTCTTAAAGTTACATTTACACTACTTGCTTTTCCAGTTACTTTGAAAGGAATAGTGTGTTGTCTTCCACAAACACAGCCCCAATCTCCACAACCTCTTCTTACTTTAATAATGTTATATTTAGCACTATCTACAGCTTTTCTGATAGCAGGACCTACTTCTCTAGCTTTGCCTTGACCTAAACCTACATAA harbors:
- the secY gene encoding preprotein translocase subunit SecY, with protein sequence MFLENFKPIFKLLPEVKTPIHRQDFKEKLKWTAIVLVLYYFLTQIPLYGLSPAAVDQFAQLRAVMAGSFGSILTLGIGPIVTASIVLQLLVGAKILNLDLSKHEHKAMFQSTQKLLAIIITIFEAGVLVLTGSLVPIDTSFYGIMILQLVIGAVLILYLDEVVSKWGFGSGVGLFIAAGVAQTIIVGTFNFLPASAASTTASGILPAFIQSIIGGAPNFSILIPLIATIIVFLIAVYGECMRIEIPISHGQVRGHGRIRGSVGKYPLKFIYASNMPVILTSALLVNVSLLASVFQKIGFPIFGEVSGGRAISGIALWLTTPNSLGVLFTNPLRVLFYAIVFLGCCVLFSWLWVEISGSLNAKEVSKQLYNSGIQIPGFRSSKRQLYMIMKKYIPALTILGGLFVGILAFIADLTGALGGGTGVLLTVGIVYKLYEEIAQEQLMEMHPMLRKFLGND
- a CDS encoding MarR family transcriptional regulator, encoding MENKDKVIEAFKNSEEALNAKKVSELSGVEKKEVDKIMKELKKDETIVSPKRCYWTLAEK
- a CDS encoding RNA-guided pseudouridylation complex pseudouridine synthase subunit Cbf5 gives rise to the protein MDEYLIKSNVETNSEYGSNPYERPIEEHIAKGIINLDKPSGPTSHEVDSWVKRIVGANKTGHGGTLDPKVTGVLPIGIDNATRVSQLLLPAGKEYVCLMTLHKDIGEDQVKQIFDEFTGRIYQTPPVKSAVKRELRVRNIYYSTIYEIEGKDVLFRIACEAGTYVRTYCHDIGEALGCGAHMAELRRTRVGPFDERNDNLVSLHDLTDAYHFYIEDGDESYIRKAIQPMEVASSHLPQIFIKDSAVEAICHGAKLGAGGIAKLSKDIQKGNLVAIKSLKGELVAAGTSLFSSQEIINADSGLVVDTNKVFMDTGIYPKGW
- a CDS encoding 50S ribosomal protein L30; protein product: MYLVIRIRGTTGVIKGIASTLEMLRLNRISHAVLVEENPSYKGMLQKAKDYITWGEVDLETLTKLIEKRGRLVGGARIDEEYLAENTDYSSFEELANALLNSEIKAQDIDMKPVFRLHPPRKGYKGIRHSVNEGGSLGYRGEDINNLAKRMA
- a CDS encoding DUF106 domain-containing protein yields the protein MAYQGSFLLGISWLQPVFDAMNAVLNPLVQMDPTPNNPVLTVFVISLAISILTVTAQKLLVDQDKMNEMQARSKALQKELREAQASGDSKQMAKIQAKQMDMMQDQSEIMKMSFRPMIVTMIPILLIFAWMWQSAIHTIVVVFPPAVYYCTLTPIFHSLGQMFYGGSITTIPYGVGWLWWYFICTFGMSQIIRKFMGFKNGF
- the cmk gene encoding (d)CMP kinase; the encoded protein is MIITIGGTAGSGTTTVAKVLSEKLNIPFVSAGAIFREMAAERGMSPVEFGKFAENNTDIDKEIDNRQAKLAEEAQNLIIEGRLSAYFIDANLRVCFNAPLEVRAKRVCEREDKSIEFAKEEIIAREESEALRYMDIHNIDIKNMDIYDLIINTDSFNPESIVEIILTTLKVI
- the rpsE gene encoding 30S ribosomal protein S5; protein product: MSFNMDDWEPKTNLGKEVKAGNITDIDEIFEKGLPIMELEIIDALLPDLEEEVMDVNLVQRMHKSGRKVNFRVIVAVGNKNGYVGLGQGKAREVGPAIRKAVDSAKYNIIKVRRGCGDWGCVCGRQHTIPFKVTGKASSVNVTLRPAPAGVGLAIGDVGKTILSLAGVKDVWSQASGQTQTTVNFANAVFEALKEASRMKASEQDLKNMGVIQ
- a CDS encoding 50S ribosomal protein L14e, with translation MAAIEVGRKCIKTAGREAGKECEIVAIIDENFVEVKGDEVKNRRCNINHLEPIME
- a CDS encoding uL15m family ribosomal protein, which encodes MIRKGKKINKMRGSRSNGGGSVKRRRGAGNKGGKGKAGAGKHHWSTTVIENKNYFGKHGFKRPQKTIHRSFPVNLNFLNDKAEEFVEKGIATKEDDVIVIDVTELGYNKVLATGSLDIPLVVKSPAFSESAIEKIEEAGGEAVEL
- a CDS encoding 50S ribosomal protein L34e, which codes for MPANRFRSRSYKRTNKKTPGGVNVLRYKKKKPSKHICAECGAVLHGVPRGRPYEIGKLAKSQKRPNRPFGGNLCPKCARKHFKNEARK
- a CDS encoding adenylate kinase, with protein sequence MKLVVLTGIPGSGSTTLLNSALKEVDYLHLNYGDIMTEIALEKGLVENRDELRKLPANTQKEIQKEAGIRIKEKSESDNVIVDTHCTISTPAGFLPGLPKWVLEGLNPDTFILVEAHPDEIMVRRLNDETRQRDAEKAKDIHLHQEMNRAAAMAYATLTGATVKIISNHDNHLPSTVRKMVDLLK